One window of Nicotiana tomentosiformis chromosome 11, ASM39032v3, whole genome shotgun sequence genomic DNA carries:
- the LOC104108571 gene encoding uncharacterized protein isoform X1, with product MLIVCCFLPHIHCDAHPLRDKCCTSTKVLGLVGWYDSNEGYWQDSYLRRFDAMTLLHQVLELLVNVYKSLRIIVLEATVIGRTFAASNTNCSYKEMVAFYILTSQDTFKRKLGGVHSKSVD from the exons GTGATGCACATCCATTGAGGGATAAATGCTGCACCAGTACAAAGGTTTTAGGATTGGTGGGTTGGTATGATAGCAATGAGGG ATACTGGCAGGATTCATACCTTAGAAGATTTGA TGCAATGACGTTGCTACACCAAGTGCTCGAATTGTTGGTGAATGTGTACAAAAGTTTGCGAATTATTGTACTG GAAGCTACAGTTATTGGAAGAACATTTGCAGCATCGAACACCAATTGCAGTTACAAAGAAATGGTAGCCTTCTACATTTTAACATCCCAG GATACTTTCAAACGAAAGCTTGGAGGAGTTCATTCAAAATCAGTCGATTGA